AGATTCTCGCGCAACTCCGCGGAGCTGGTCTCGGTGCGGGTGTAGCGCGCCGAGGTGCCGGCCTGCACGGTCAGGTCGCCGGCCATGTAGGTGGCCCGTGCCCCGGTTCCCAACTCGCCGCGGGTGCCGACGTTGGCGAAGACGTTCCCGGTGAGTCCGAGCCGGACGCCGCGCTTCAGCACGATGTTCACGATGCCGCCCGCCCCCTCAGCCTCATAGCGCGCCGAGGGGTTGGGCATCACCTCGATGCTCTGGATGTTCTCGGCGGGGAATTGCTGGAGGAAGAAGGCGAGCGATTCGCCCTGCATCGGCGCTGGCCGACCGTTGATGTAGATGGTCGGCGTGTTGCCGCGCAGGGTGACCTCACCGTTGATGTCGACCTCGAGGTCCGGGACCTGGGCCAGAGCGTCGGTGGCCGTACCGCCGGCCGCCGCCGGCATGGCATCCACCGCGTAGATGTCGCGGTCGGGGGCATAGATGACAGGCTCGACCGGCGCGGTGACCGTCACCTCGTCGAGGGTGACCGCCTCCAGGCTCAGCGGCACCCGACCCAGGTCGACCACCGGCGTTGCGACCGCGGTCGAGATGGTTCGTTCCGCGCGGGCGAAGCCAATCAGGCGAAAGCCAATACGGTAGCTCCCCGCGGGCAGGCCCGTGATGGTGAACCGCCCCGCGGAATTGCTGAGGACGCTCGCGACCACCGCCGAATCGGCAATGGTATGCGCCGTCACCTGTACATTGGGGAGCGGCTCCCCCGTGAGGGCGTCGTAGACCGTACCGGTGACGGTGGTTGGAGCCTGCGCCAAAGCGACGGTCTGCGCCACCGCCAGCAGAAGAGCCACCAGGCAGGCCTGCCGAAGGAGTTTATCGATCACGAATTCCGAGGTTCACGAGATCAGGTTGATTCCTGCTCTATATGACAGGGATGGTCGGGTTGGCGTTGGGTGGGGTTTAATGCTCTGGCGCTTCCGGAGAGAATGACCTAAACATCCTCCCATCCCCCCTCCGCCCGGTGGCTCGACCATTTCCGTGTGTTGAAGCCCTTTCGTCCTCATCCCCAGGAGCCCTCCCCATGCGAAGACCGGCCGTGTTCGCGATCCTTGCGATTCTCGCCTTCGCCGCCATCGACCTCCCCGCAGCACACGCACAGGCCCAGCGTCCACTGCGCATCATCGCCTTCGGGGCGCATCCCGACGACAACGAGCTAAGGGCGGCGGGGATCGCTGCCATGTGGGCAGCGCGCGGCCACCAGGTGAAGTTCGTGGCCATGACCAATGGCGACATCGGGCACTTCTCCATGGCGGGTGGGCCGCTGGCAAAGCGCCGGCGCGCGGAGGTGGAGGAGTGCGCGCGCATCCTGGGGATCGAGACGGAGGTGCTCGACATCCATGACGGCGAGCTGATGCCGACGCTGGAGAACCGGCGCACGGTGGCGCGCCTGATTCGGGAGTGGCAGGCGGATATCGTGCTCGCGCATCGGCCCTACGACTACCACGCGGATCATCGCTACACCGGTGTGCTGGTGAACGATGCCGCAGTGATCGTGGCCGCGCCCTTCTTCACCCCCGACACCCCGCCGGTCGAGCGGAACCCCGTGATCCTCTACTACTCGGACTCCTTCCAGAAGCCGTATCCCTTCGAGCCGACGATGGTGGTGGGGATCGACGAGACCGCGGAGAAGAAGTGGCAGTGCATCTCCGCCATGCCTTCTCAGTTCGGCGACGCCGATTCCTGGCAGGCGCGCACCCGCCCCGACGTCCCGAGCGGCGATGCCGAGCGCGCCGCCTTTCTGCTAGAGGGCGTCAAAGAGCGCAGCGCTGCCGTAGCCGACCAGTACCGCGACCGCCTCGTCGAGCTCTGGGGCGCGGAGGTGGGCAACAGCGTGCAGTTCGCCGAGGCGTTCGAGCTATCGGAGTACGGGAGGCAGGCGACGGAGGAGGAACTGAGGGAGATGTTCGGGCAGTAGCGACGAACTACGAACTACGAATTACGGGTGGTTGCCAGGTTTGCAGCCAACCTCCAGGCGCGCCGGCGCTGTCCCACGCAGTCGTT
Above is a window of Longimicrobiaceae bacterium DNA encoding:
- a CDS encoding PIG-L family deacetylase is translated as MRRPAVFAILAILAFAAIDLPAAHAQAQRPLRIIAFGAHPDDNELRAAGIAAMWAARGHQVKFVAMTNGDIGHFSMAGGPLAKRRRAEVEECARILGIETEVLDIHDGELMPTLENRRTVARLIREWQADIVLAHRPYDYHADHRYTGVLVNDAAVIVAAPFFTPDTPPVERNPVILYYSDSFQKPYPFEPTMVVGIDETAEKKWQCISAMPSQFGDADSWQARTRPDVPSGDAERAAFLLEGVKERSAAVADQYRDRLVELWGAEVGNSVQFAEAFELSEYGRQATEEELREMFGQ